The Verrucomicrobiota bacterium genome has a window encoding:
- a CDS encoding PAS domain-containing protein: protein MWPIYFFLVLVGLVLLDAWRRERRHQKQRAQEREEYTATMLRQQKQTNAEAQARQQALFNSMVEGVLLLGSDGKIQLTNQTLAKLLDLASDIRGQTIAEALRWPALTDLVAKVAGENRAVETELEFHGREPRCLEVDATAYIDQDGKPQGIILVFHDITRLKELENTRREFVANASHELRTPLSMIKGYVETLLDGAKSDPEQLTRFLQIIDKHADRLTYLIEDLLTISKLESGQIVMNAQRVNLREQAQRVVEDLRARAGERQVTVENLLAAELWAQADADRLQQVLFNLIENAIKYGRSEGRVVLGAKAIPGGMIRVWVQDDGPGIPPEARERVFERFFRVDKARSRETGGTGLGLSIVKHIVQAHGGKVWVESEVGQGSTFYLTLPQA, encoded by the coding sequence ATGTGGCCGATTTACTTTTTCCTCGTTCTGGTCGGCCTGGTTCTTCTGGACGCCTGGCGGCGGGAGCGGCGCCACCAGAAGCAACGGGCGCAGGAGCGGGAAGAATACACCGCGACCATGCTGCGCCAGCAAAAGCAGACCAATGCGGAAGCCCAGGCGCGGCAACAGGCCTTGTTCAACAGCATGGTCGAAGGCGTTCTCCTGCTGGGGTCGGACGGCAAAATCCAGCTCACCAATCAAACGCTGGCCAAACTTCTCGACCTCGCGTCCGACATTCGGGGCCAAACCATCGCCGAAGCGTTGCGCTGGCCGGCGTTGACCGACCTGGTCGCAAAGGTCGCCGGCGAAAACCGCGCCGTGGAAACCGAGCTTGAGTTCCATGGCCGGGAACCGCGCTGCCTCGAAGTAGATGCCACGGCCTACATCGACCAGGACGGCAAACCGCAGGGGATTATTCTGGTGTTTCACGACATCACGCGCCTCAAAGAATTGGAGAACACCCGCCGCGAGTTCGTCGCCAACGCCAGCCACGAACTGCGCACGCCGCTTTCCATGATCAAAGGCTACGTCGAGACTTTGCTGGACGGCGCGAAAAGCGATCCCGAACAACTCACGCGCTTCTTGCAGATCATCGACAAACACGCGGACCGGCTCACGTATCTGATCGAAGACCTGCTCACGATCTCGAAACTGGAGAGCGGCCAGATTGTCATGAACGCGCAGCGGGTGAACTTGCGCGAGCAGGCACAGCGCGTGGTGGAGGATTTGCGCGCCCGCGCCGGCGAGCGCCAGGTGACCGTCGAGAATCTTCTTGCGGCCGAACTCTGGGCCCAGGCCGATGCGGACCGGCTGCAACAGGTGCTCTTCAATCTGATCGAGAACGCGATCAAATATGGCCGAAGCGAAGGCCGCGTGGTCCTGGGCGCAAAAGCGATTCCCGGCGGAATGATCCGGGTCTGGGTCCAGGACGATGGGCCGGGCATTCCGCCGGAAGCCCGGGAGCGCGTCTTCGAGCGGTTCTTCCGCGTCGATAAAGCGCGCTCGCGCGAAACGGGAGGGACCGGGCTCGGACTTTCCATCGTGAAACACATCGTCCAGGCGCACGGGGGAAAGGTCTGGGTCGAGAGCGAGGTGGGGCAAGGCAGCACCTTCTATTTGACGCTCCCGCAGGCGTGA